A genomic segment from Nicotiana tabacum cultivar K326 chromosome 9, ASM71507v2, whole genome shotgun sequence encodes:
- the LOC107807913 gene encoding uncharacterized protein LOC107807913 isoform X1: MDNQRTTLLNWAYFYQGKSMDELRQTLLLTTLELENTRLKAQEELKMKDDEIIQLKDLLNRAINDKNEAQEKCQTLVLEKLLLQQQQQQQQQLLQQQFQQTGPILSGVSSIEDEPRNNGFSSSDCDESIVSSPIIDSIQQSHLVEKQQEQEFPIVIDKPLPENGKFLQAVMKAGPLLQTILVAGPLPQWRHPPPPMDSYEIPPPPVVIPSQDPIFNAFNNCGRLNKKRGGGLFDDSDSSIGTKYQRVVL; encoded by the exons ATGGATAACCAAAGAACTACACTTCTTAATTGGGCTTACTTCTACCAAGGCAAG aGCATGGATGAGCTGAGGCAAACACTGTTGCTGACAACATTGGAGCTGGAGAATACAAGGTTGAAAGCTCAAGAGGAgctaaaaatgaaagatgatgagaTAATCCAACTAAAAGATCTGCTAAACAGAGCCATTAATGACAAAAATGAAGCTCAAGAAAAATGTCAAACATTGGTATTAGAGAAACTCTtactccaacaacaacaacaacaacagcagcagttGCTACAGCAACAGTTTCAACAAACAGGTCCAATATTATCTGGAGTTTCAAGCATTGAAGATGAACCAAGAAACAATGGCTTCTCTTCTTCAGATTGTGATGAAAGTATTGTTTCTTCTCCTATTATAGACTCCATTCAACAATCCCATTTAGTAGAAAAACAACAAGAACAAGAATTTCCTATTGTTATAGACAAACCATTGCCAGAAAATGGGAAATTTTTGCAAGCAGTAATGAAAGCAGGGCCACTACTTCAAACAATTCTTGTTGCTGGTCCTCTTCCTCAATGGCGGCACCCTCCACCACCTATGGATTCTTATGAGATTCCACCACCCCCTGTGGTTATTCCCTCCCAAGATCCGATTTTTAATGCTTTTAACAACTGTGGGAGACTAAACAAGAAAAGGGGTGGAGGTCTTTTTGATGACTCTGATTCTTCTATTGGAACTAAGTATCAAAGGGTTGTGCTTTGA
- the LOC107807913 gene encoding uncharacterized protein LOC107807913 isoform X2: MDELRQTLLLTTLELENTRLKAQEELKMKDDEIIQLKDLLNRAINDKNEAQEKCQTLVLEKLLLQQQQQQQQQLLQQQFQQTGPILSGVSSIEDEPRNNGFSSSDCDESIVSSPIIDSIQQSHLVEKQQEQEFPIVIDKPLPENGKFLQAVMKAGPLLQTILVAGPLPQWRHPPPPMDSYEIPPPPVVIPSQDPIFNAFNNCGRLNKKRGGGLFDDSDSSIGTKYQRVVL, from the coding sequence ATGGATGAGCTGAGGCAAACACTGTTGCTGACAACATTGGAGCTGGAGAATACAAGGTTGAAAGCTCAAGAGGAgctaaaaatgaaagatgatgagaTAATCCAACTAAAAGATCTGCTAAACAGAGCCATTAATGACAAAAATGAAGCTCAAGAAAAATGTCAAACATTGGTATTAGAGAAACTCTtactccaacaacaacaacaacaacagcagcagttGCTACAGCAACAGTTTCAACAAACAGGTCCAATATTATCTGGAGTTTCAAGCATTGAAGATGAACCAAGAAACAATGGCTTCTCTTCTTCAGATTGTGATGAAAGTATTGTTTCTTCTCCTATTATAGACTCCATTCAACAATCCCATTTAGTAGAAAAACAACAAGAACAAGAATTTCCTATTGTTATAGACAAACCATTGCCAGAAAATGGGAAATTTTTGCAAGCAGTAATGAAAGCAGGGCCACTACTTCAAACAATTCTTGTTGCTGGTCCTCTTCCTCAATGGCGGCACCCTCCACCACCTATGGATTCTTATGAGATTCCACCACCCCCTGTGGTTATTCCCTCCCAAGATCCGATTTTTAATGCTTTTAACAACTGTGGGAGACTAAACAAGAAAAGGGGTGGAGGTCTTTTTGATGACTCTGATTCTTCTATTGGAACTAAGTATCAAAGGGTTGTGCTTTGA
- the LOC142164078 gene encoding uncharacterized protein LOC142164078 yields MAQKVSDPGSFTILCTIGSYAVAKALCDLGASINLMPLAIYTKLGIGRARPTSMLLQLADRTVKRLTRIIDDVLLQVGKFVFPADFVILDCQVDKEIPIILGRPF; encoded by the coding sequence ATGGCCCAAAAGGTATCTGATCCAGGTAGCTTCACTATCCTATGCACTATTGGGAGTTATGCTGTTGCTAAAGCATTATGTGACTTGGGAGccagcataaacttgatgcccttggcaaTCTATACGAAACTgggcattggcagagctagaccgACCTCAATGTTGCTGCAACTGGCTGATCGCACAGTCAAAAGACTGACaagaattattgatgatgtgcttctGCAAGTGGGGAAAtttgtatttcctgcagactttgttattcttgattgtcaggTGGATAAAGAGATACCCATCATTCTGGGAAGGCCATTCTAA